One stretch of Trichocoleus desertorum ATA4-8-CV12 DNA includes these proteins:
- a CDS encoding glycoside hydrolase family protein — protein MQGGDPYIRALMRTISASESNDDSPYSLLYGGRHISDLSKHPDLCIKIVNGPNKGNCTTAAGRYQFLTTTWAEKSHLYHPQPTRFLLWEAYSFEPQYQDEVVYGWLYDAQAWGVDIPTLLRAGELNQVLQLLSGTWTSLGHGIEDNVMTEVLPEIYQEMLQEELQAISLSRYSQARPVLHWSVWNSISQSLGQEAIQSSF, from the coding sequence ATGCAGGGGGGAGATCCTTACATTCGAGCTTTGATGCGAACCATCTCTGCTAGCGAGTCGAATGATGACTCTCCTTATTCGTTGCTTTATGGCGGTCGGCACATTTCCGACCTGAGTAAGCATCCAGACCTCTGTATTAAAATCGTCAACGGCCCTAACAAAGGTAACTGCACGACAGCAGCAGGTCGCTATCAGTTCCTGACTACCACTTGGGCCGAAAAGTCTCACCTGTATCATCCCCAACCAACACGATTTCTGCTTTGGGAGGCTTATAGCTTTGAGCCGCAGTATCAGGATGAGGTTGTTTATGGTTGGCTGTATGACGCTCAAGCTTGGGGGGTAGATATCCCAACCTTGTTACGAGCAGGTGAGTTGAATCAGGTGCTGCAACTTTTATCGGGCACTTGGACGAGTCTCGGTCATGGCATCGAAGACAATGTCATGACAGAAGTCTTGCCAGAGATTTATCAAGAAATGCTCCAAGAAGAACTACAAGCCATCAGCCTCTCGCGTTATAGCCAAGCTAGGCCCGTACTGCATTGGTCTGTTTGGAACTCGATCAGTCAGTCCCTAGGGCAAGAAGCGATCCAGAGCAGCTTTTAG
- a CDS encoding SDR family oxidoreductase produces MKAFVAGATGKTGRRIVEELLKRNIPVRALVRDVAAARDSFSSEVELVVGDVLKPDTLSTALGDSTVILCATGARPSFDLTGPYKVDYEGTRNLVEAAKAQRIEHFVFVSSLGVSKFFHPLNLFGLILVWKQKAEQYLQQSGLTYTIVRPGGLTEAEDSNAVVMKPADTLFDGSIPRRQVAQVCVEALFQPSARNQIVEVIAEAAAPAKAVEELFTSVA; encoded by the coding sequence ATGAAAGCGTTTGTAGCTGGAGCCACAGGCAAAACAGGTCGCAGGATTGTAGAAGAACTACTCAAGCGCAACATTCCCGTCCGGGCATTAGTTCGCGATGTTGCCGCAGCTCGTGACAGTTTTTCATCTGAAGTCGAGTTAGTGGTGGGGGACGTATTGAAGCCTGATACCTTATCCACTGCTTTAGGAGACAGCACGGTGATCTTATGTGCCACAGGTGCCAGACCCAGCTTCGACTTGACAGGCCCCTATAAAGTGGACTACGAAGGTACTCGCAATTTAGTAGAAGCTGCTAAAGCCCAGAGAATCGAGCACTTTGTCTTTGTCTCCTCTCTGGGTGTCTCGAAATTCTTCCACCCTCTAAATTTGTTTGGTCTGATTTTGGTTTGGAAGCAAAAGGCAGAGCAGTATTTGCAACAAAGTGGTCTCACTTACACAATTGTGCGACCAGGGGGGCTAACGGAAGCAGAAGATTCTAATGCCGTGGTGATGAAGCCAGCAGACACTTTGTTTGATGGCAGCATTCCCCGCCGTCAGGTTGCTCAGGTTTGTGTTGAAGCGTTGTTTCAACCCAGCGCTCGCAACCAGATTGTGGAAGTGATTGCTGAGGCAGCCGCACCAGCAAAAGCGGTTGAGGAACTGTTTACCAGTGTGGCCTAA